The region CGTCTGACTGAAACCTTCCCTTTTTCGTCTACACCGTACGATTCGGTTACTACTAGCCTTGTATTTAATCACAGAGCTGCTTACGTGTATAATTAAGAAATATGGGTTGCGTTCAGTGAAGATTTGGACTTTCACACATTTATCTCtttctttataaaaaaaagtcgaacgTAAATCATATAAGTTAGTtttaaagttaaaaaaaattttaaaccccCACCTACGAATAAACATTTTGGGTTGACaggtattaaaaatatatcacgaataaaatttcttctcacTCACCATGGAATAAGCACAGTCCTACCACATTAACTAGCAGTCCCGTAACACCAACCACGACAAGAAGTTCAGGCTCATGGATTTCTTCAGGTTCTATGAAGCGTCCAAATGCTTCAACAGTAATACTGAAGCATAGTGCAACCAGAAACACTGCATTTACCAAAGCACCGAGTACCTCAGCCCTGGCCCAGCCGAAAGTATTTTTCGACCATTTCTTTGGTGACATCTGTGAAAGCAATTAAATAAATCAGTTCCAAGTGATTCAGATATGTTTATGACTGTAATTACAGTAAAATTTCGTAACTCCAAATTCGAAGCTTGATCAGCTAAGGTCAAGTTATCCAGATATTCTATTTTCACTATTTCAGTAGATTGGTCATTACTTTTCATATCATTAATTATATGAGGTTCAAGCTAGTAACAATTAATGGAACGACatattgaggaaaaaatctgtaatttGTAACAtcagaatatacatatatcaagAAGTTGCATCAtcaaaatatgagtatattCATGCTGTATTTGGGCCGGCCacaaattttatagaaaaaaatttcacatttccaaattttctagGACCTAGGACCCAGttttccctgacattttcCCAGTTCTAGTAAGGTACTAAAACCTCAATCGTTCAGCTTATTAACTCAATATTtggttcaaattcaattcgaattgaaaaaaaatgtaatgtacaaaaaattcaatttgagccaattctttttctcaacgtaaaaaaatgatttctaattGCCATGGTATAAAAGTAATGTTTTCAGTTTCTTTCATGACCGAagaaaaattccctgacaatTCCCAGTTTTTGATGACTCCTTTTAAATTCCCTGATATCTCCAGgtttttcaggttttccaGTTGCGTGGCCACCCTATGTTACTGTTTAgtgaatttcgaataattgtaaaattttaaaataacgagttattctaaaaaaaagtcatcgCTGTCATGTTGCTATTATCAACTTCATTTAATTCAAGTTTAGTTCCCCTAACTACCAGTCAATCGCTCTGGTTTCAATGAgaccaaaaataaaacaatgcACTCATAGTTATTATTGGCTATCAATTGTATGCGGAGCGTCTTGATCGCAACCTTACTGTAAGTATGCAGCAATTGATCGGAGTATCCAattgattataataacaaagcattgtttgaaataaatgttttatCACAAATTTATACAGCTCAACAGTTGACTGTGTATTGTAGAAATGTCGGTAGCAGCTTGCAAGCACATATTTCGCAtgtgaatatttatatttaagtATAAATAGAACAGAAATGCGAAGTGCCACGTTCAATTTGTGCCGACATCAGCGAGTAATTTGAGTTCAACAGTCagatttcatgaatttttcagcAATAATCAGTAGCTGGTTTTCTTACCTTCACCGAGAGGAATGCCACTACTAGAGCAAGGCCATCCGACAGCATGTGAAAACTATCAGCTATTAAAGCCATCGAGTTGGTGAAATAGCCAAAACCTATTTCTAccaaaaagaagataaaagtGAGCCACAGCATTGTTAGCAGTCGACATTTTTTCCCAGTATAACGGCCCATTGTTGTTATTAAATGCTGGAAAAAAGTATGAAACCagtattatttatcaatttcagaTATCTTAATTTCAGGATAAGTATGGTTCAACACTATTTATTTAAATAGCAGCTAACTTTGGACAAGGTTGAAGTTTGTAACTTTAATttaacaatatatttttcaaaaagcaCATTACTTTTCAACTTTAGTCTTGTCTGAAGTTTAGTACACTGTGATAAAGTATTAACACACTTAGAATTTGCACATTCTACGCTTTCAAAGTTATTCTGAGGCagaaaaattctgattttCCTTTCAGTGTTCATTGCGTCAAGGTCACTAACCTCAACCTTGTGACTTTCGTTAGATTTGAATACATGAATACACAGCTTGTAGGGAATCCtcgtatttaaataaatatcaactGCTGGGCTTTACCAGCATATTTGATTTATGATCAATTGAGTACTGACACAATGAGACCATGTAAGTTTTAATCAGTGCTCTAAATAATCAAGCTCATAtcttcattaaaaattttatcaagacCTACGTACTTGTGACAATTGCACATAACCGACTAACACCTTAATACAAACTGGGGTTTCTACCAACTGGTGAAAGCTAAGAAACATAATGACTGTACATAGTTATACAGGGTCATTTTTTCGTTGCTGAAAATAAGTGTGACTAACGCAACCGTTCCAGCTAGGACCTGCAGAAGCAGCTCTCTCTCACTGAAGGGTCGCAATCAGCAACGAAAAAATGACCCTGTGCATTACATGTATGTTGGAAAGTATCAAAGGCTGGTTCTTTGTTCCGttcgttatattatttttagtgATAATCCAGGACttctataaatatttcagcCGACCGCAGTCATGTGATGTTGGAATGGAAATAAGAGATCAAAGATTCGAACTCTGGAtcaagaaatataaaaaatgctAAGCTTCTCAAGctcaaatattcaaatctCATGTGTTATATATTTTCCAGAGATTTCTGCACCGTATTATGTACAACATCTCTGCTGAGATGTGGATTACAGCAAAATCAACATACAGATGAAGTTTGTTAATACAGTAGGAgctacttcaattttttctgacctcaaaattattatctGCATTTGAGAATTGTAACCCAGTATCTTCAGAAGTAATACAGATTTGAGAAGATTAGTGAATTAGCGATATTGTGATATGCCGTCGAATATACATTAGGAATCTGTACCAGAAGCTTTGATCGATCGAGCTTGATCAAAAGTTCAGCTAATCACCAATACCAAGTTCTTATGGTAAGATTATGGTAATTAAGTAAATATAGTTCAGCACATAATTTAACATCAAGCTAACTTACCAAGATTCATTCACCACATAAGAACTTGTTATCAAAACTCAGTATGAGTGACAAATTGGGTTTTCAATCAAGCTTGATCGATCAAAACTGTGGAAGCAGTtggatatatatttaattcaattatttgatgCTTTCATATACAGATGATATCAATTCGATTTAATTTAGAATATACCTGATCAAATAATCATCAAACATTGTTGTACATATAATTTTAGATGACGATTAGCAGAATGGACAAAGGTCAACGTCTGCTATTGTTAAATACATGTGATGTTTGATTACACATCCAGTTATCACAATGGCAcatattcaaacaattaaaTTAGTGATTAGAGGTGATGGGTAAGACTAACGAGCGCGTGGAATTGGTGACGTAGAAATGTAGGTCATGACATAGACGATTATCAGACTGTAATCAGCACCTACTTACAGAGTATATGCTCGTGCAATCTTAGATACTAATAGATAGCTGAGAAATACACAAAATCTAATTTAAAATCGAACTTAGCCTTTTGACGCGGTTAATTAAATAAGTTGATTTTAATTGCTGTATAAAAGTTGGCATGCAATCTAAACTaggtaatgatttttttatcaacaactTACAGGCACAGATGGAGACAATCATcataaagaaaagaaggaatGATTCATAGGAGTGAAGGGGTACGTATGAATCACTACATGAGACGCAAAATAGTGGCACATGccggatttatttttatgttattaGTTTGGAAAACGTTAGTGGAAATCCAAATGAAAATACTACTCATTTTCAACTGAcgatatgaaataataatgttgTAACGACAGATATTTTGTTGCACACTCACCTTGAagaattatttgtaatttgtaaaattatttcaactataAGGTACTAGTATAAAATGACGGAGTTGAAAAACTTTGGCCACAAAATGTAGTATACAAACATGATATATTCACGGGACTCATTTATTGGTTAAAGtacaaaatacttttttttagtaaaaaacACATTAAACTCTATGAAGAGCAATTTAAAACACTACATTCAATCCATTGTTGGACACCCAACGAGGATAGAAAATAAACCGCAATACATCAATGGTAACTCACAGCCAACTGAATTCCGAAACTCGGTGAGAAAATTCAGTGCCGCTTATGTGTTCACAAAGTATTCGTGAAATTCGCAGCGTCAACCTCATGATACGCCTGCATACATCAAAAACTTTTCTGTTTACTGTTCTACCGTTCTGTCGATGAATTCAACACAAGCTTGAACCTTGTTGATATAAGAATAAAACTAATGGCGTTGCGTAATTTATTCATCGGgcgaatataattaaataactatTGATGCTAACTGTATTTGAGACTGATCTCCTTCATAAGCTGCGTATGATGCGAGCTgtaatttcttcttctcgtttttgtcgactacaaaattttgatatccACGTGACTTACCAATCTGTCGAGACCTGTGCCTGGTCCACCGATGTAGATATTAAGTGTTGTGCTAAAGTTTTatcttgcattttttttcttttgaacgTGTATAAATAACTCCAGGCCAATATTTAAACTTGTTAAATATTCAAGACGATAATGTTACTCATACTCACGAAtaatgttgaataaattttcattcaagatATTGGGCACGATAGGTACTTTATTACAATACGGGTGCGTAACTCACTGTGCGTTAGAATACGTCGGTGATTTTGTCGTGGTAAGTTGTTTTTATAACTACTGTTATCTGCAAATGCGTCCATTATATCATTATAATCTGACACTACTAATGTTACTTTGAGGTTAGAGTTTATCCGTTGAATCTCTGCCGACATCTAGAATTATCGCACGCAATAACGATTGGTCCTAAATGAAGTATCGTCGCTCAAGTCCTACTCTGCCGACCGCGCAAAACAGATGTCACTAGTCTTCGTCTAAATACATTTTTGCCGCGATAATTCGTATCATTCTAAACTACAAGAAGTTGTCGTTGTTTTCGACTTTTCGATGTTTTGCAATTTGGAATCGAATCATAAACAAGCTGTGGTAAAACATCAAATGGGAATAATGTGTTCTTTATATAAATATCGACAGCCTATGAAGTGATAGTCCTGGGTCACCATGTATATAATAACTTTCTCATTATCTATTTCTTGACTTTTAACTCGATGATACATGCAAATTATCTTGCCTTCCTATTGTGGTTCACTTCTTTACCcctatattttattttctcattttactaatttgtttttctttctaagTAATTGTTGTCTCGTATTTCAGTGTACAGGGCCTTCCATGGAGCCAACAATTTACAGTAACGATGTACTACTAACGGAGCACGTATCACCGCGACTACAACGTATACACAGAGGAGATATAGTTATCGCAAAATGCCCATCGAACCCATGTCAACACATTTGCAAACGGGTGACTGGTGTCCCGGGAGACAAAATACATGATGGCTTTTCAACGTACATCGTGAGTTCTGTGTTGTCGACATGCCAATGCTCACACAACACGTTAAAAAACGTACACGCGAGCGGCAAAATGTTAAAAAGTTGGACGtattaaagaaattttaaagaatatgACGAACCTGGGGAGTTACTGCgctttgaataattttgtattttttgagaaCAGAAATCCGAGCGCGCATCGTAATAATGAAGAGCGTCGACGACGCGTGGCTCGTATTATACGTGTTTGTTGTTTACTGTTTTCAGGTACCTATTGGTCATGTTTGGCTCGAAGGTGATAATAGCAACAATTCATCGGATTCTCGTATGTACGGCCCCGTTCCACAGGCCCTGTTACGAGGTCGTGCAATGTGCAAAGTTTGGCCGCCCAGCAATATTACCGTGTTCACGACGAATTACGCCCACCACAAATGAAACATGTACCTAACTAATACAAGCAAATAGTGCAGTGTATTCGTTACCTAGATTACTTGtattcatttcatatttttctgcaCCGAAGATTACTGGCCATTATATAATGCATATATTCCACGGTAGCAGTAATTGTGCATAAGATGTATGCAATTTAGaagtaaaaatatgtttcttaAATCTTTTTTATCTATCCGTCCCTAatcttctacatttttttacagaaaaataaacagataACCGTTTTGTTAGACTTCAATACTTATAAGGAGTATCTAGAGCAAAAATTAGCTGATAGTTGGTTCAGCTTGTCTCAATCTGGCGTTATTTACTTATGTGATTCACCAACGGAATCACGTTAATTTTACTAACATTCGAAGTTACTGAATATGATCGTTTTATGATTTAGAATGATCTGCACTGCTCGTAATTTCGTGTATTCTGAATTATCTGGAGTCTCAATTGGTTCTGCGTTTAATTTAGTTCCTTTTTCTCTGGTGTCTAAAAATGATTCAACGTTACAGCAGTCTGGTTTGAAATAATCTTCAATAGCGGAATGAGTTTCTGGAAAAGACTCCTGATTGACCGGTGGCTACATCAGTGCAAGACGATTGGGCTTGAAGGGGCCAGCTACGTGTGGGTTGAAGTTAAAGAAATAAACTTAACAATGAAGACAATACATACTACATAGCATTACACGAATGTAAGTTCGGTTGCGAAATAACTAATGGTATGTTGGTGCCAGAGGTGCCAGACCACTGCACTCTGAAGTGGTAGATATGGTAATTGCACGTCGATAAGCTGCGGTACAGAGAGAGTACCGCAGTAATTATCGGCTGGTACGAAACTTCCGAAAATAAGAATCTTCAGTCAACTTACAATGTATCCAAATCTCCATTTCTTATGTACATATTTCTAATGAGTACTTCTAAATCACAGATaatgatttcaattgaaataattgatgtgAGAATATCACATTGCGTTAACTGAAGATCATAATCTTCAGTCAATGCATATTGCAATGATGATTAATTTGTGaacatttgaaataataacacaGTACTgatacgaaataaatatacattagTCAGTAGAACAGTGAGTCTAACACATCGGATGCGAGATAAGGAAGCAGATTAATGTAGCTTATCTCGAAACGgcatttttctttaaaaataacAGAGCCAAATACGATGACAGCTTAAATATATATGCGGTAGGTCAAGATTCAGAGACAACCCACTCTTCAATATAGCGGCCAAACAAATTCCATTTATCGCAAAGACAGTAAACAGTGTGGAtaattactttcaaaaaatttaatgttaaGACATGGGTGCATGTAAATCAGTGTTGAGGATCCATTAAAATGAAGGTCGCAGCGTGTTGCGGAATTATAAAAAGACGACACCGAGAATACGTCTCGGAGTCGGAttccaatttatttcaaactccGACCAAAGAacgtaacaaataaaacaacgATATACCTACAGTGTGGTAATACTCTGCTGTTTATTCACTTTATCTGATAATATGAAGCGAAACCAGGATATTTTGTGACTTTATCCTCGGTTGGAAAAGTGGCCAACGTCTTTTGGTCACGCATCAAACGACAACGAATGGGCTTTCGAGAATTTTGGTCTAACAATTTGATTGGCTACTGAATGGCTTTAAGGAATAACTCACTCACGGCAAAAGGTTGATCCATGAAAGAGGCGGCGAATTATCTTTACTTGGGCGCATCACAATTTCCGAAACGTGTACTAatattaaatacatttttaatattcttttatattttttgttaacatCGATGGCTCTAAAGTAGCTTTGGGCTGAGCTATATTTCTTCATAcaataaattcattcaatGTCAAGGACATGTGTCAAGGATAAAACGAGGCACCGCACAAACGAAGAGCGCTTCTTATAaccctggtgaaaatttgaccATTTTAATCATTTGGGTGCGTGAAGGTAGTGAGACGCACAAAGAAGTGTAGTTTAGATTCGGTGTTACTTCGTGTATCGGCAAAACTTGCACATCAAATTTGTTTGTTAAATGAGTGAATTTCATGCTATGGAATACGCAAAATGTTGCTTTAGTTAACGCCATTGAAAACCTAACCGAACATTATCAAAAGGTAACCCCAACAAAGATTCACTAAAATTTTCCTCCTCCCGCTCGTACTGTACAGAAACATCAAAACACGTACCCGTTTCGCTTTCGTTTACTACAAGTTTCGTATAGAGTGAATTGTTGTATAATCACGCTAAACATTGAGTTGTCAATTATGTAAACATTTCTTGTC is a window of Neodiprion fabricii isolate iyNeoFabr1 chromosome 6, iyNeoFabr1.1, whole genome shotgun sequence DNA encoding:
- the LOC124185201 gene encoding mitochondrial inner membrane protease subunit 1 isoform X2 — protein: MIHRSEGCTGPSMEPTIYSNDVLLTEHVSPRLQRIHRGDIVIAKCPSNPCQHICKRVTGVPGDKIHDGFSTYIVPIGHVWLEGDNSNNSSDSRMYGPVPQALLRGRAMCKVWPPSNITVFTTNYAHHK
- the LOC124185201 gene encoding mitochondrial inner membrane protease subunit 1 isoform X1, which gives rise to MLNKFSFKILGTIGTLLQYGCVTHCALEYVGDFVVCTGPSMEPTIYSNDVLLTEHVSPRLQRIHRGDIVIAKCPSNPCQHICKRVTGVPGDKIHDGFSTYIVPIGHVWLEGDNSNNSSDSRMYGPVPQALLRGRAMCKVWPPSNITVFTTNYAHHK